The following nucleotide sequence is from Trifolium pratense cultivar HEN17-A07 linkage group LG2, ARS_RC_1.1, whole genome shotgun sequence.
GGATTGAGATAGTTATTTGTCTCATGATCGACTTCATAGGATGAAAGCAGCTTCTTCTGCATGAAATACGAAGCATCTTCATCAGTCATCAGGGAAAGGGCAGATACATATGTAGAGTCTTTATCGCAAATATTAGTGACAATTTTTAAACTAATGAAGTTAATATGCTAAACGATCATACAAACAAGACAATAGAAATactagtattttaaaaataataatttgatatgtctCTCTCTCGTACTGAAACTATACTGGAGATGAATCCACAGCCCATACTATGTGGGTTTTGTTGCGTgcgtgtatgtgtgtgtgtgtgtgtgtgtgtgtgtgtgtgtgtgtcttaAGCTAGCTACCAAATGCATTCATCATACcaaataaacattaaattcaGAACCTTCATACTGTGAAGTCAAAGAATTGATGCTAGTGACTAGTGAGTTGTGTTTCTTCACGGATTTCAGCTCAAGTTGCATAAGAATGGATATGACAAATAGTAGGATAAGAAGCAAAATGTCGAAGACAAGGTGGATGCCTTGTAGTATATTAAGAACCATGacaacataaaacataagtacCCAGAAAACTACGACTAAGAAACTAAGGTTTACCTTGCCAAAGGAAACCTGTTTTAGAAAATTAAGCACCACTAGCCAAATTGTGTCCAataagtggttaataaatagcATTGATACTTATTTCTAGGGGAGATTGCACTCACCTCGTCTGAGGTATACTGAAATGACGCATCACCTCCCCTCGGGTCTACTTAAATTATACACCCCCctataattttacaaaatagaTGGGAGTTGAGTGCAATTTATCATTATttatacatcaaaattaatttcagTGTAGAGGATAAAGTTACAGATTAGATGATGTCTTGAGATAGCACTACCAAAAATCATACTTTAATTCAGACtgaaaagtaaaacaaaaaaatgaactaATAATTTTATACCATAATAAACTCTTATGGTGCTTCTACAAGGGTCTAATACAGGCATATACTCATCGAGACTAGAAGATATTTTTTAACAATCTAAAGATCAGTGGCACGGTACTTACATGATCCTCAAAATCTGGGCTAGTTAAATTGATAGACAGATTTCTCATCAACAAAAGCACCTAAAAGAGCCAACATAACACAATTGTTAGTACTTTTTAATAGTCACAAAATTCATTTACACAATTAACACAAAACACATTTACAAATTCATCTAAAGATCATTTACTGTCATTTCAAAAAGTAGTTATGAAGCATTGACACAAATACATGACACAACACGGCGCTGGCATGTAGATACTAgttataatttgagaaaatgtaGGTGATTGAACAGATACACATGTGTTGGTGTCGACACAAACGTGTGTCATATACCGGACACACTTTCAATCTAAAGTGTCGGTGCTGAACAGAAAGTAACTATTATCAGTTGgaagcatttaaaaaaataattgatcagCTGATCAGAATAACAATACCGTCTCAACATCTATTCGGTCCATTTGTTTAAGTTTCTGTAGATGCTCAGTTGCCTCTGGATCAAATACACTGCCAATGAAGTTGTACACTTGAGAAAAATCTGGAAGAACTGcattagaaataaataaaaatcattaaaatgcTAATTAATTTATCAAGAATATAGTATATATAAGAGTTAACAATATGGTAAAAAGGAAATAGTATtatgagaaaaaagaaagaaaaagtatttagcGGGAGCCTGCCTGTCATGATAAAACACAAGAGATCACGACTTCCAGGGAGGGATAACAAATGCATGAAATGTAGCTATCCAAAGATAAAACACATTTGCATGAAATGTAGCTATCCAAAGATAGAAATTCACGAAACATAATATTTGTATTATCATTATTAGTGGAACGTGGTGGAATACAAATAAAAGCTCAATAGACATATCTTTTGACCTTGAAGTTAAATCACAGATCGAGTAAATATTTTGGTGTACAAGATCATAGattttgggcctaactcaactcCACAAAGACCAAACTGACTTTGTGAGTCCACAACTGCCCAAAACCTTCCTTCACACTCAAAACTGAACATCTAAGGTATGGACTGATGTTAgtgaaacaataaatattttaaaacacaATCTGACATCCAAGACTAGACATTTAGAGCATGGAAAAATGTGGGTGGAATAACAAAGATCTTGGCACAATAAGAGGTCTAAGACACGCTTTGATTACATTTTGGACTTATAGCCTAACTCAACCTACAAAATTGGCTTGTCATTGTCAAAGTCTGTAAAAGCCATTTTTAGGCCAAATTTCTAGCCAATGTTGGTGGATAAGGCAGGCCTGAACGGGTCTACAATAGATTTTGATATGTTTTTAGTCTATCTTAACCTTACAAAATCAGCTAAATGGTGAGAATtccccattttttattttttataagcattgCCTAGCGCATGTCTCTGGTCGATGTGAGACTACTTTTCGAAACTCGGGATTGAACATCTGATACGACTAATGTGGGTAGCATAACAGAGATCTCAACACTTGTCAAAAAAGATGGGTGAATTCAATTACTAGTAAGAACCCACATGACATAGCTTTTGTATAAGAAATTGGGGGAACAGCAAAACATACATGGTTATATAACATAACTTTGTTGTGCATACATGAAACCACAAACGAAAGTCAACTGAAATTGTAAAGGTAAATCATTAAAGCCTTGCCTCTCAGTGGAAGGATTTTATTCCCTTGACTATTAGATTCACCAACAGGCCACACTTTAGGAGTACTTTCACTGCTACTGCAAGAATTATTTACTGTTGGCACTGCAATAGACATGACATTGCAAGCACAAGAAAGTAGTCAGTATTTTCTTTTGGGGGTTACAAGTTTCTAATATCTTGAATAAACTATGTCAATTATTTTCATAGAAAAAGATTTGGAAGAAAAATCTGAACTCCAGAAATTGTAGCATTAAATACCTTGCAATAAATTGGTATTTTGTAACGGGTGGTTTGACCATGAAGACACCACAGTGTTCATAATAGGAGTTTCAAGCATTGGTATGGATTCATGCTTCAGTATAAATCCAGGTTCAAGCAAAGCCGATGAAGATTGAATAGATCCTGGTACTTGTGGAAGTACAGGAGCTGTCAAATATCAAATACAAATCATTAGAAAGAACTGCAATTATAATATTTCACAGAAATAAATATGGTGAAAGATAATTACCACTTTTGGAAGCTTTTTGAGGATATGGATGCGCAGCTTTTCTTTTAGGCCTGGGTGGAGGAAGATGTTCATTTGCTCCACTCTTCTGAA
It contains:
- the LOC123906165 gene encoding protein REVEILLE 6-like, producing the protein MVSKNPNPPEGFCLDPNPMAVPGFGPFASVSAAANSSDDASKKIRKPYTITKSRENWTEPEHDKFLEALQLFDRDWKKIEAFIGSKTVIQIRSHAQKYFLKVQKSGANEHLPPPRPKRKAAHPYPQKASKSAPVLPQVPGSIQSSSALLEPGFILKHESIPMLETPIMNTVVSSWSNHPLQNTNLLQVPTVNNSCSSSESTPKVWPVGESNSQGNKILPLRVLPDFSQVYNFIGSVFDPEATEHLQKLKQMDRIDVETVLLLMRNLSINLTSPDFEDHKKLLSSYEVDHETNNYLNPDRLIHDEQLKSAAT